The proteins below are encoded in one region of Ferroplasma acidiphilum:
- the rpsJ gene encoding 30S ribosomal protein S10 — MAYKARISLSGTENQIVDVVCNEIKAIAKRTGVEIHGPIPLPTKKLKVPLRKSPDGEGSPTWDRWEMRVHKRLMDVDADERTLRQLMRISIPDGVRIEIQIKS; from the coding sequence ATGGCATATAAAGCAAGGATTTCACTGAGTGGCACCGAAAATCAAATAGTTGACGTAGTTTGCAACGAGATCAAAGCCATAGCAAAGAGAACTGGTGTAGAAATACACGGTCCAATCCCATTGCCTACAAAAAAACTTAAAGTTCCATTAAGGAAAAGCCCCGATGGGGAAGGTTCTCCAACATGGGACCGCTGGGAAATGAGAGTACACAAACGCCTTATGGATGTGGATGCCGATGAGAGAACCCTAAGGCAATTAATGAGGATATCCATTCCTGATGGCGTCAGGATTGAAATCCAGATAAAAAGCTAA
- the tuf gene encoding translation elongation factor EF-1 subunit alpha has translation MAELPHMNLVIIGHVDHGKSTFVGRLLFEHGEIPQHIIDEYKKESEEKGKATFEFAWVMDRFKEERERGVTIDLTHRKFQTDKYYFTIIDAPGHRDFVKNMITGTSQADAAVLVVSAREGDGVMAQTREHAFLARTLGVSQLIVAVNKMDATQPAYSEKRYNEVKEQVTKLLTPIGFKDVPIIPMSGYKGDNIMKNSANLSWWKGPTIMEALNNLKVPAKPTDKPLRIPVEDVYSITGIGTVPVGRVETGVIKINDKVIFLPANKSGEVKSIEEHHTAMQSAEPGDNIGFNVRGIAKNDLKRGDVCGPVSAPPTVVKSFTAQIVVLQHPSVIAAGYKPVFHVHTAQIACRFEEIIKTINPKDGTTLKEKPDFIKAGDIAVVKVIPDKPLVIEKVSEFPQLGRFAIRDMGMTVAAGQCIDLEKATVA, from the coding sequence ATGGCAGAATTACCACATATGAATTTAGTTATAATAGGGCATGTCGATCATGGAAAGTCTACTTTCGTAGGAAGATTATTGTTCGAACACGGAGAGATCCCACAGCACATAATAGACGAGTACAAGAAAGAGTCTGAAGAAAAGGGAAAGGCAACATTCGAGTTTGCCTGGGTTATGGACCGGTTTAAGGAAGAAAGGGAAAGAGGAGTTACAATCGACCTTACACACAGAAAATTCCAGACAGACAAATACTACTTTACTATTATTGATGCACCCGGACACAGGGACTTTGTTAAGAACATGATTACAGGAACAAGCCAGGCAGATGCAGCAGTGCTTGTTGTTTCAGCAAGAGAGGGTGACGGTGTAATGGCACAGACAAGAGAGCACGCTTTCCTTGCCAGGACCCTTGGTGTATCACAGCTCATAGTTGCAGTCAACAAGATGGATGCAACACAGCCAGCTTACAGTGAAAAAAGGTACAACGAAGTAAAGGAACAGGTTACAAAACTGCTTACCCCGATTGGATTTAAGGATGTTCCAATTATACCCATGAGCGGTTACAAGGGAGACAACATCATGAAAAACAGCGCAAATCTGTCATGGTGGAAAGGCCCAACAATTATGGAAGCACTTAATAACCTTAAGGTACCAGCAAAACCAACAGACAAACCGCTTAGAATACCGGTTGAGGATGTTTACTCCATAACAGGTATAGGCACAGTTCCAGTAGGGAGAGTGGAAACTGGAGTCATTAAAATAAATGACAAGGTAATATTCCTTCCTGCAAACAAGTCAGGGGAAGTGAAGTCAATAGAGGAGCATCATACTGCAATGCAAAGCGCTGAACCTGGTGACAATATAGGATTCAACGTAAGGGGAATTGCAAAGAACGACCTGAAGAGAGGAGATGTCTGCGGCCCAGTATCTGCACCGCCAACAGTTGTAAAATCATTTACAGCCCAGATAGTTGTACTTCAGCACCCGAGTGTAATAGCAGCTGGATACAAACCTGTATTCCACGTACATACTGCCCAGATAGCCTGCAGATTTGAAGAAATCATAAAAACAATAAACCCGAAGGATGGAACCACACTTAAGGAAAAACCCGATTTCATAAAAGCAGGGGATATAGCTGTAGTTAAGGTTATACCTGACAAACCCCTTGTAATAGAGAAAGTATCGGAGTTCCCGCAGCTGGGAAGATTTGCAATAAGGGATATGGGTATGACCGTTGCAGCCGGTCAGTGCATAGACCTTGAAAAAGCCACAGTAGCGTGA
- a CDS encoding DNA-directed RNA polymerase subunit L, translating to MDSQFNIISKDKDSIKVEMINYDNTVLRPLVEEILKDDKVVESHYYIKHPDIDNPEIYVKVSTGKPQAAIKRAIKRMNKIYESLDAELQKELEKFKASTEKNEQ from the coding sequence ATGGATTCTCAATTTAACATTATTTCAAAGGACAAAGATTCAATTAAAGTAGAAATGATAAATTATGACAATACCGTTTTAAGGCCCCTTGTCGAGGAGATATTAAAGGATGATAAGGTTGTGGAATCTCACTATTACATAAAACACCCCGACATAGACAATCCGGAGATTTATGTAAAAGTCAGTACGGGAAAGCCCCAGGCTGCAATTAAAAGAGCTATAAAACGCATGAACAAGATTTACGAATCGCTGGATGCGGAATTGCAGAAGGAACTTGAAAAATTCAAAGCCAGCACAGAAAAAAATGAACAGTAG
- a CDS encoding DNA methyltransferase, which translates to MNSRYILELSGENIEIAYTEIKSIQETYKNFQIIFLSGKFALIDGDPAKVMNSAFTNYISRVINESDDYKNFTGTEIPDGFFYVRVIGKAKTETEGIESEIGRNLGGKGRISFKNPDFIVRAIFLDKWYLCILTYERDKKRFEERRAPMRPFFSPVSLHPKYARYLVNTSGTVEGDTLLDPFCGTGGILIEASMLGRKIIGNDSELNMVMGTKLNFKYFGIENYKMYNLDIASLSLDKKVDGIVTDMPYGRSSGVNNHDIVELYKESFIKFNELLKSRGKCSIIVNNTQFLDYAVKYFNIEKIVPVYQHKSLIRQFVILSRIN; encoded by the coding sequence ATGAACAGTAGATATATCCTGGAACTTTCAGGTGAAAATATTGAAATAGCCTACACTGAAATAAAATCTATCCAGGAAACTTATAAAAATTTTCAGATAATTTTTCTCAGTGGTAAATTCGCATTAATTGATGGTGACCCTGCAAAGGTAATGAATTCTGCATTCACCAATTATATATCCAGAGTTATAAATGAAAGTGACGATTACAAGAATTTTACCGGAACAGAAATTCCGGATGGTTTTTTTTACGTCAGGGTTATAGGAAAAGCTAAAACAGAGACAGAGGGGATAGAATCTGAAATAGGGAGAAATTTAGGTGGCAAAGGCAGAATATCCTTTAAAAATCCGGATTTTATTGTCAGGGCAATTTTTCTGGATAAATGGTACCTGTGCATCCTCACATATGAAAGGGATAAAAAACGTTTCGAAGAGCGCAGGGCGCCTATGAGGCCATTTTTTTCACCCGTTTCCCTCCACCCTAAATATGCAAGATATCTGGTTAACACATCAGGGACAGTGGAGGGAGATACCTTGCTTGACCCGTTCTGTGGAACTGGCGGCATACTCATAGAGGCTTCAATGCTTGGGAGAAAAATAATCGGAAACGATTCAGAACTTAATATGGTAATGGGCACAAAATTGAATTTTAAGTATTTTGGCATAGAGAATTATAAAATGTATAATTTAGATATAGCCAGCTTATCACTGGATAAGAAGGTTGATGGGATAGTCACAGATATGCCGTATGGGAGAAGTTCCGGAGTAAACAACCATGACATAGTAGAATTATATAAAGAATCATTCATAAAATTTAACGAATTGTTAAAAAGCAGAGGAAAGTGCTCCATTATAGTAAATAATACCCAGTTTCTTGATTATGCTGTAAAATATTTCAATATAGAAAAAATTGTGCCTGTGTACCAGCATAAGTCGCTGATCCGGCAATTTGTTATTTTATCCAGGATTAATTAA
- the ileS gene encoding isoleucine--tRNA ligase has protein sequence MSSNFYQTIDVNKSSMDIEKEIRKYWKENKIIEDILNKDRNLKRYTFLEGPPTANGRPHVGHLMTRTVKDTVMRYKYMSGYDIGRRTGGWDCHGLPVELEAEKHFGFNTKKEIEDFGIEKFNEYCRNSVFTYIDEWNEVDSEIGYWIDENKSYVTLRNDYMESEWYALKKLFDENMLVKDYKIVPYCPRCGTSLSSHEVAQGYKNTDDISVYVKFRVKGSMNRYLIAWTTTPWTLPSNELLVVNKDFDYSLVSDGNNEYYVLSSTVQSLFKDAKVLKTMKGKDLVGTRYEQLMPFLHVGSNALQVVPGDFVTAEDGTGIVHAAPAFGADDFDIAKEYNVSLINPVDSEGKFDNSVPWKDKFVMDVNPDIIGYLKENNLLFKSQKIKHTYPFCYRCGTKLLYYPLDAWFIKVSTIRELLKKNNDKVNWYPEYLKDGRFGNFLNDAKDWALSRNRYWGTPLPIWKCSNGHYLAVGSREDIEKHGGNIPDDLHRPFIDAVKLKCPECSETMEREPYVIDTWFDSGSASYAAMHYPFNKNFDTEGIPVDFITEAIDQTRGWFYTLHVISSLLFGRNAYKNVMSMSFILDENGQKMSKSKGNFVTARDFISMYGADPARLFFYTGAPWNSKSIDKKLIGDTARKVFGTLSNVYSFFASNANLDGFVFQDLEPSSNLLDRWLLSRLNSTIENTRKNMDEFDMHIALRNIMDLINDFSNYYLRLSRKRFWEGKLDDEKKRAYETLYYTLINILKLLAPLAPFYTDYMYQKLSGPEKTIHSEKYPEPDNNYIDSDLEKEFKYAISIMELSRRARQESNIKGRQVVGNIMLYSDMELNPAILDIISPELNSMDIKFIPFGERPVKTTVKPVFSKVAPVLRGDTNKFAEYLNSENIYSELKKTGKITYKGNEFTPDFFEIHEDPSPEYAFASDEKTGISVFINKNIDNNLLLAGYAREIIRRIQIMRKDLNLEYSRNIKTEINVSGDIRKSIEKFMDLIKNETLSKSIEFSSSTDGKTWDIDGENVQISITPVN, from the coding sequence ATGAGTAGCAATTTTTACCAGACTATTGACGTTAACAAATCATCGATGGATATTGAGAAAGAAATAAGAAAATACTGGAAAGAAAATAAAATCATCGAGGATATATTGAATAAGGACAGGAACCTTAAAAGATATACTTTTCTCGAGGGGCCCCCAACAGCAAACGGTAGGCCCCACGTAGGGCATCTCATGACCAGGACAGTAAAAGATACTGTCATGAGGTATAAATATATGTCCGGATACGACATAGGAAGGAGAACCGGCGGGTGGGATTGCCACGGCCTTCCTGTTGAACTGGAAGCCGAAAAGCATTTCGGGTTTAATACAAAAAAGGAAATAGAGGATTTTGGAATAGAAAAATTTAATGAATACTGCAGAAACAGTGTATTTACATACATAGATGAATGGAACGAAGTAGACAGTGAAATAGGCTACTGGATTGATGAGAATAAATCCTATGTAACATTGAGAAACGACTATATGGAGAGTGAATGGTACGCCCTGAAGAAGCTATTTGATGAAAATATGCTTGTAAAGGATTACAAAATTGTCCCATATTGCCCCAGATGCGGAACATCATTAAGTTCCCATGAAGTAGCCCAGGGATATAAGAATACAGATGATATATCTGTGTATGTGAAGTTCAGGGTAAAAGGCAGCATGAACCGGTATCTTATAGCCTGGACAACAACGCCCTGGACACTGCCATCAAATGAACTTCTTGTTGTCAATAAAGATTTTGATTACTCTCTGGTTTCGGATGGAAACAATGAATATTATGTATTATCCAGCACCGTCCAATCATTATTTAAGGATGCGAAAGTCCTGAAAACAATGAAAGGGAAAGACCTTGTTGGAACACGTTATGAGCAGCTTATGCCATTTCTTCACGTTGGCAGTAATGCACTCCAGGTCGTTCCTGGTGATTTTGTAACAGCAGAGGATGGTACGGGAATAGTCCATGCAGCACCCGCATTCGGAGCTGACGATTTTGACATAGCAAAGGAATACAATGTTAGCCTTATAAATCCTGTGGATTCAGAGGGAAAATTTGATAATAGCGTTCCATGGAAAGATAAGTTTGTCATGGATGTTAATCCTGATATAATCGGATACTTGAAGGAAAATAACCTTCTATTTAAAAGCCAGAAAATAAAGCATACATATCCATTTTGCTACAGGTGCGGAACAAAACTGCTTTATTATCCACTGGATGCATGGTTTATCAAAGTATCCACAATAAGGGAGCTGCTGAAGAAAAATAATGATAAGGTTAACTGGTATCCGGAATACCTTAAAGACGGAAGATTCGGGAATTTCCTTAATGATGCAAAGGATTGGGCGCTAAGCAGGAACAGATACTGGGGAACTCCATTGCCAATATGGAAATGTAGCAACGGCCATTACCTTGCAGTTGGAAGCAGGGAAGACATAGAAAAGCATGGTGGCAATATACCGGATGACTTACACAGGCCATTTATCGATGCTGTTAAACTGAAGTGCCCGGAATGTTCAGAAACTATGGAAAGGGAGCCATATGTCATAGATACATGGTTTGACTCTGGGAGTGCAAGCTATGCCGCAATGCATTATCCCTTTAACAAAAATTTTGACACAGAAGGCATACCTGTAGATTTTATAACCGAGGCAATTGACCAGACACGTGGCTGGTTTTACACGCTTCATGTTATATCATCCCTGCTTTTTGGAAGAAATGCATATAAAAATGTAATGTCTATGAGTTTTATCCTTGATGAAAACGGGCAGAAAATGAGCAAAAGCAAGGGGAATTTTGTTACAGCAAGGGATTTTATATCTATGTATGGTGCAGACCCTGCAAGGCTTTTCTTCTACACAGGCGCACCATGGAATTCAAAATCAATTGACAAGAAGCTCATAGGCGATACTGCAAGAAAGGTGTTCGGCACACTATCCAACGTTTACTCATTTTTTGCATCCAATGCCAACCTGGATGGATTCGTCTTCCAGGACCTTGAACCCTCCAGCAACCTTCTGGACAGGTGGCTCCTTTCCAGATTAAATTCTACAATAGAAAATACCCGGAAGAATATGGATGAATTTGATATGCATATAGCTCTCAGAAACATAATGGACCTTATAAACGATTTTTCCAATTATTACCTGAGGCTATCAAGGAAAAGATTCTGGGAAGGGAAACTGGACGATGAGAAGAAGAGAGCATACGAAACACTGTATTATACCCTTATAAACATACTGAAACTTCTTGCACCCCTGGCGCCGTTCTATACAGATTATATGTACCAGAAACTCTCAGGCCCGGAAAAAACAATCCATTCAGAAAAATACCCGGAACCTGACAATAATTACATAGACAGCGATCTGGAAAAGGAATTTAAATATGCCATATCCATAATGGAACTTTCCAGGCGGGCAAGGCAGGAATCCAATATAAAAGGAAGGCAGGTTGTGGGCAATATAATGCTGTACAGCGATATGGAATTAAATCCGGCTATTCTTGATATAATATCCCCGGAGCTTAATTCTATGGATATTAAATTTATACCATTTGGAGAAAGGCCAGTTAAAACAACAGTAAAACCTGTTTTCTCAAAGGTAGCTCCGGTATTGAGGGGGGACACCAATAAATTTGCTGAGTACCTGAATTCAGAAAACATTTACAGTGAACTTAAAAAAACCGGCAAAATAACGTATAAAGGCAATGAATTTACACCTGACTTTTTTGAAATCCACGAGGATCCATCACCGGAATATGCCTTTGCCAGTGATGAAAAAACAGGGATATCCGTATTCATAAACAAAAATATTGACAACAATCTTCTGCTGGCAGGATACGCAAGGGAAATTATAAGGAGAATACAGATAATGAGAAAGGACCTTAATCTGGAATATTCCAGGAATATCAAAACGGAGATAAATGTGTCAGGCGATATAAGAAAATCCATAGAGAAGTTTATGGATCTTATAAAGAATGAGACATTAAGCAAAAGCATAGAATTTTCATCTTCCACTGATGGAAAAACCTGGGATATTGATGGTGAAAATGTCCAGATAAGCATAACTCCGGTTAATTAA
- a CDS encoding 50S ribosomal protein L44e, producing the protein MKMPKQIKTYCPYCKKHTVHDVERVRKRKASELRAGQRRFRRVTSGYGGFPRPRYEGREKPTKRIALRLKCTVCKKSITPPTQRAKKFEIVEA; encoded by the coding sequence ATGAAAATGCCAAAACAGATAAAAACTTACTGTCCATATTGCAAAAAACATACAGTACATGATGTAGAAAGAGTACGTAAAAGAAAGGCCAGCGAATTAAGGGCAGGCCAGAGGAGGTTTAGAAGGGTTACATCAGGTTATGGAGGATTTCCAAGGCCAAGGTACGAAGGAAGGGAAAAACCAACCAAAAGAATTGCATTGAGGCTTAAGTGCACAGTATGCAAGAAATCTATAACACCACCCACACAGAGGGCCAAGAAATTTGAAATAGTGGAGGCATAA
- a CDS encoding 30S ribosomal protein S27e: MADEFKKLKDVGNNFLKIKCKDCGNEQIIYSKVSSVVVCNICGSTIAKPTGSTLATSGELVEKIKL, encoded by the coding sequence ATGGCAGATGAATTTAAAAAATTGAAGGATGTAGGAAATAATTTCCTTAAAATTAAATGTAAAGATTGCGGAAATGAACAGATTATTTATTCAAAAGTCTCCTCTGTGGTAGTTTGCAACATCTGTGGGTCAACCATAGCAAAACCAACAGGTTCAACACTTGCCACATCTGGAGAGCTTGTTGAAAAGATAAAATTATAG
- a CDS encoding translation initiation factor IF-2 subunit alpha yields the protein MSRDMPEPGDLVVVTIKEVQNYGAIVQLDEYPGVSGFIHIAEVATGWIKHIKDFVRVNQRTVCKVLNVDSNRRHVDLSLKRVNEHQKREKIEEWKNDQKSEKLLEIVAKEANISDKAITKNMEDYLVSEYGSAYDAFFEAASNKEFMSDKNEPWKDAFIKVAKENISIPMVKIGGEIDMYSLASNGIELIKEALDVGSGNNVEITYAGSPKYRISIVDEDYKSAEEKLKNVLEKISTACKKNNISYSFTRDEQ from the coding sequence ATGTCCAGAGATATGCCAGAACCCGGAGATTTAGTAGTTGTTACGATAAAAGAAGTCCAGAATTATGGTGCAATTGTACAGCTGGATGAATATCCTGGCGTTTCAGGTTTTATTCACATAGCTGAGGTCGCAACAGGATGGATTAAGCACATTAAAGATTTTGTCAGGGTTAACCAGAGAACAGTATGCAAGGTATTGAATGTTGATAGCAATAGGAGGCATGTTGACCTTTCCCTTAAAAGAGTTAACGAGCACCAGAAGAGGGAGAAGATAGAAGAATGGAAAAACGACCAGAAATCCGAGAAGCTCCTGGAAATTGTGGCAAAGGAAGCAAACATATCTGATAAGGCCATAACAAAGAATATGGAAGATTATCTTGTATCAGAATATGGAAGTGCCTATGACGCATTCTTTGAGGCAGCATCAAATAAGGAGTTCATGAGCGATAAAAATGAGCCATGGAAAGATGCATTCATAAAGGTTGCAAAGGAGAACATTTCAATCCCAATGGTAAAGATAGGCGGCGAGATAGATATGTATTCGCTGGCATCAAACGGAATAGAGCTCATAAAGGAAGCACTTGATGTAGGCTCCGGAAATAATGTTGAAATAACATATGCAGGGTCACCAAAATACAGGATTTCTATAGTAGATGAGGATTATAAATCTGCAGAGGAAAAATTGAAAAATGTGCTTGAAAAGATCTCAACTGCATGCAAAAAAAACAATATATCATATAGTTTCACAAGGGACGAACAATGA
- a CDS encoding RNA-protein complex protein Nop10 — protein MRTLIRICPSCKLYTMNDICSNCGTATVMAIPMKYSPADKFQKYRIKLLEDEHNGKNNV, from the coding sequence ATGAGAACTTTAATAAGGATATGCCCATCATGCAAACTGTACACAATGAATGATATATGCAGTAATTGTGGAACGGCAACTGTTATGGCAATCCCGATGAAATATTCGCCCGCGGACAAATTCCAGAAGTACAGGATTAAATTGCTTGAGGATGAACACAATGGAAAAAATAATGTTTAA
- a CDS encoding proteasome assembly chaperone family protein yields the protein MEKIMFKNYEEPELNSPIFVGGLPGIGNVGKITVDYFVDKLKMKKLADVYSEFLPPQVFINNNVVHLVRESLYYKKTSGEHDLIFLTGDFQGTTQEGQYELSYRMLEFLKKYEVSMIYTLGGYSVGKIVEKPRVLGAVTDKKLIKPLARKGVVFSEGEPSGGIVGSAGLILGMGTELFSIPGACFMGETSGYFADPKSAREIIMVLAKVLKTRINLKDIDEKTRQLEDITEKMKQEAQNKAPKDDLGYFG from the coding sequence ATGGAAAAAATAATGTTTAAAAATTATGAAGAACCTGAATTGAATTCCCCCATATTCGTAGGCGGGCTTCCAGGCATAGGCAATGTTGGCAAAATTACAGTTGATTATTTTGTTGACAAATTAAAAATGAAAAAGCTGGCGGATGTGTATTCCGAATTCCTTCCACCACAGGTATTTATTAACAACAATGTGGTGCACCTGGTAAGGGAATCACTTTATTATAAAAAAACCAGCGGGGAACACGACCTTATTTTCTTAACAGGCGATTTCCAGGGAACAACACAGGAAGGACAGTATGAACTCTCATACAGGATGCTTGAATTTCTTAAAAAATATGAAGTTTCAATGATTTATACCCTTGGTGGCTATAGTGTGGGAAAGATAGTTGAAAAACCCCGCGTACTGGGAGCTGTAACAGACAAAAAACTGATAAAGCCCCTTGCCCGCAAAGGTGTTGTTTTCTCAGAAGGCGAGCCAAGTGGTGGGATAGTTGGATCTGCCGGATTAATTCTTGGCATGGGAACTGAACTGTTTTCAATTCCAGGTGCCTGTTTTATGGGGGAAACATCCGGTTATTTTGCCGACCCAAAGAGTGCCAGGGAGATAATAATGGTTCTGGCAAAGGTCCTTAAGACCAGGATAAACCTGAAGGACATAGATGAAAAAACCAGGCAGCTGGAGGATATAACCGAAAAGATGAAGCAGGAAGCACAGAACAAGGCTCCCAAGGATGACCTGGGATACTTTGGATAA
- a CDS encoding FAD-dependent oxidoreductase translates to MDYDVDVAVVGGGLAGISAAISAAKNGLSVIVLERGEHSGSKNVSGGRMYIHSLKTLLGDRYRDAPLELPIKKETFEIYTGNNKASFSFENKETENSYSILRSRFDAWFASEAENLGVPVSYSTLVSGIDREDGGLVVKSDRGDIRTPLVIESDGAAGFASRYLGIRKEKAFKMQPVKNLQENPDFMPKQFMVGVKEIVDKKPDADYGEAKTILGLSNGVKGGGFAYTNKDSTSIGLTLKLDSLEGHSEKAFDLIEDFREKLGIEGKLLEYSAHLIPFYRFETLPARYVDNLMVTGDAAGFLINDGFTIRGMDNAIESGRLAGEAAKKITDSGDFKDTYIYEQMLENSFILKDMQAASRISTLFGNERTFDAYPKMMAGILERMFTVTDNPRENIKSVLMDEIKKNNIGYYTLLQDMLKVI, encoded by the coding sequence ATGGATTATGATGTTGACGTTGCAGTGGTGGGAGGCGGACTCGCCGGCATTTCTGCGGCGATAAGTGCTGCAAAAAATGGCCTCTCTGTTATAGTTCTCGAACGTGGGGAACACTCCGGTTCAAAAAATGTATCGGGTGGCAGGATGTATATCCATTCCCTAAAGACGCTCCTTGGAGACAGATACAGGGATGCCCCGCTGGAACTGCCAATTAAGAAGGAAACCTTTGAAATTTATACAGGGAATAACAAGGCAAGCTTCTCATTTGAAAATAAAGAAACTGAAAATAGTTACTCTATACTCAGATCAAGGTTTGATGCATGGTTTGCTTCTGAAGCTGAAAATCTTGGAGTTCCTGTATCTTACTCCACACTTGTGTCAGGAATTGATAGGGAAGACGGCGGCCTAGTTGTTAAAAGTGACAGGGGAGACATAAGGACACCACTTGTAATAGAAAGTGATGGTGCTGCAGGTTTTGCTTCCAGATACCTTGGAATCAGGAAGGAAAAGGCATTTAAAATGCAGCCGGTGAAAAATCTACAGGAAAACCCTGATTTTATGCCAAAGCAATTCATGGTCGGCGTAAAGGAAATAGTGGACAAAAAGCCTGATGCAGATTATGGTGAAGCGAAAACTATACTCGGACTTTCCAATGGCGTAAAGGGTGGCGGATTTGCATACACAAATAAGGATTCTACATCAATAGGTCTTACATTAAAGCTGGATTCCCTGGAGGGGCACAGTGAAAAAGCCTTCGATCTAATAGAGGATTTCAGGGAAAAGCTCGGCATTGAAGGGAAATTGCTTGAATATTCTGCCCATTTAATACCATTTTACAGGTTTGAAACACTTCCAGCTAGATATGTAGACAATTTAATGGTTACAGGTGACGCAGCAGGATTTTTAATAAACGATGGATTTACGATAAGGGGCATGGACAATGCCATAGAATCCGGGCGCCTTGCTGGGGAAGCTGCTAAAAAAATAACAGATTCCGGTGATTTCAAGGACACATATATTTACGAACAGATGCTGGAGAATAGCTTTATACTGAAAGACATGCAGGCTGCTTCAAGAATATCTACATTATTCGGCAATGAAAGGACATTCGATGCATACCCGAAGATGATGGCCGGGATTCTTGAAAGGATGTTCACAGTTACAGACAATCCCCGGGAAAATATAAAAAGTGTTTTGATGGATGAAATAAAAAAGAACAATATAGGGTATTATACATTGCTGCAGGATATGTTAAAGGTGATATAA
- a CDS encoding ferredoxin family protein: MMDLIKRLGLNKNEVGNQSHIEVNTDMCKICVDKPCIKVCPAGTYEEDKENGISVHYERCLECGAALYACPFGALQFKYPEKGVSYIYG; encoded by the coding sequence ATAATGGATTTAATAAAGAGACTTGGGCTGAATAAAAATGAAGTTGGAAACCAGAGCCATATAGAGGTCAATACTGATATGTGCAAAATATGCGTTGATAAGCCGTGCATAAAGGTTTGCCCTGCTGGAACATATGAGGAAGACAAGGAAAATGGCATATCTGTCCACTATGAGAGATGCCTGGAATGTGGTGCTGCACTTTATGCATGCCCATTTGGAGCCCTGCAATTCAAGTATCCTGAGAAGGGTGTAAGCTATATTTACGGATAA
- a CDS encoding phosphoribosyltransferase: MEFKATYVSWNEIEEWTKGIMKMVIEDNYNPDIIIGIARGGLVPSRMVADYLFKKDLLSIKTEHWGLTATMDGKAVLKEKLNYDITGKKVLIVDDITDTGESMKLSYNYIKSLNPATVKTTSMLYVNGSNYTPDYYGKGLSKEQWAWFIFPWNVYEDTYNLSKKFMEDPIDVEKLEEKLVENYNLNVEDVNLSEVLENIASLKMLKKRENKFSIL, encoded by the coding sequence ATGGAATTCAAGGCTACATATGTTTCATGGAACGAAATAGAAGAATGGACAAAGGGAATAATGAAAATGGTCATAGAGGATAATTATAATCCCGACATAATTATAGGCATTGCACGTGGCGGCCTTGTCCCTTCAAGAATGGTTGCAGATTACCTTTTCAAAAAAGATTTACTGTCAATTAAGACCGAACACTGGGGATTGACGGCTACAATGGATGGAAAGGCTGTTTTGAAGGAAAAACTGAACTATGATATTACTGGAAAGAAAGTTCTCATAGTAGACGATATAACAGATACTGGAGAAAGCATGAAACTCTCATACAATTATATTAAATCCCTTAATCCAGCAACGGTAAAAACAACTTCAATGCTTTATGTAAACGGTTCTAATTACACTCCAGATTACTACGGAAAAGGGCTTTCAAAGGAACAGTGGGCATGGTTTATATTCCCCTGGAACGTTTATGAAGATACATATAACCTTTCCAAGAAATTTATGGAAGACCCTATTGATGTAGAAAAACTCGAGGAAAAATTAGTAGAAAACTATAATTTGAACGTTGAAGATGTTAACCTCAGCGAAGTCCTGGAAAACATTGCATCGTTGAAAATGCTGAAAAAACGGGAAAATAAGTTTTCTATACTATAA